In Acidobacteriota bacterium, a genomic segment contains:
- a CDS encoding DedA family protein yields MTDQLLAWFVLYGLPVCFIILGASSFGIPMPVKLLMLVVGALVQQGELEFWQAMLVGSSGAIAGDQIGYFVGHFGGRTVIEKITLRFGGEKILARAERFQDRWGISAIFFSRWLITPIGPWLNLISGSTRYSWIWFTTVGALGETLWVFLYVLLGMYFADRIQATADFLTSLGWVIFGLFALSVLGWKVFQFFRNGKGHLTETSA; encoded by the coding sequence GTGACCGACCAACTCCTCGCATGGTTCGTGTTGTATGGACTTCCGGTGTGCTTCATTATTCTTGGAGCGTCGTCCTTCGGCATACCAATGCCGGTCAAATTGCTGATGCTCGTTGTCGGTGCACTTGTCCAACAAGGCGAACTGGAATTCTGGCAAGCAATGCTCGTCGGGAGCTCCGGTGCCATTGCGGGCGATCAGATCGGCTATTTCGTTGGACATTTCGGCGGGCGAACCGTGATCGAAAAGATAACACTGCGGTTCGGAGGCGAAAAGATCCTGGCCAGGGCCGAGCGGTTTCAGGACCGGTGGGGAATCAGCGCGATATTTTTCAGCCGCTGGCTGATCACACCGATAGGGCCCTGGCTCAATCTGATAAGCGGCTCCACCCGTTATTCGTGGATCTGGTTCACCACTGTCGGAGCATTGGGCGAAACACTTTGGGTGTTCCTTTATGTCCTTTTGGGGATGTATTTCGCCGACCGTATTCAGGCAACCGCCGACTTTCTCACAAGCCTCGGATGGGTGATCTTCGGCCTATTCGCTTTGTCCGTTCTTGGGTGGAAGGTGTTTCAGTTTTTCCGCAATGGAAAAGGCCATCTGACTGAAACGTCTGCATGA
- the lepA gene encoding elongation factor 4: protein MELGSIRNFSIIAHIDHGKSTLADRILQLTGAVSERDMEAQLLDDMDLERERGITIKAHAVRLDYTARDGKQYLLNLIDTPGHVDFSYEVSRSLSACEGALLVVDASQGVEAQTLANTYLAIQNDLELIPVLNKIDLPSAEPDRIKEQIENIIGLDASEAVLTSAKTGVGVDEVLEAIIAKIPPPKGDRNAPLKALIFDSWYDSYRGVIVLFRIIDGTIKKGTKIKFFNTGREYLVEMVGVNRPKATPIGELGPGEVGFLTASIKTVADVQIGDTITESARPVDTPFPGFQEVKPMVFAGLYPTDSVQYEDLRDAMEKLRLNDASFFFEPESSTALGFGFRCGFLGLLHMEIIQERLEREFNLDLITTAPGVRYRVTTTDGAVAEIDSPAKMPETGRISKIEEPFIEATILTNDEFLGGILPLLDEKRGIQIKFEYVTSNRVMLVYELPLNEIVLDFYDRLKSVSKGYASLDYHLSGYQESKLVKLDILVSGEPVDALSVILHTETAAAKGRLLASKMKELIPRQMFEVAIQAAIGNKVIARETVKAMGKNVIAKCYGGDISRKRKLLEKQKEGKKRMKKVGRVEIPQEAFLAVLKVNES, encoded by the coding sequence ATGGAACTCGGCTCTATAAGAAATTTCTCGATAATCGCCCACATCGACCACGGCAAATCGACCTTGGCCGACCGCATTTTGCAGTTGACCGGTGCGGTTTCCGAGCGTGATATGGAGGCGCAACTTCTCGACGACATGGACCTCGAGCGGGAGCGCGGCATCACCATCAAGGCCCACGCCGTCCGGCTCGATTACACGGCTCGCGACGGTAAGCAGTATTTGCTCAACCTGATCGACACGCCGGGCCACGTTGACTTCTCGTATGAGGTTTCGCGGTCGCTTTCGGCCTGCGAAGGCGCTCTGCTGGTCGTCGATGCCTCGCAGGGCGTCGAGGCTCAAACGCTGGCGAACACGTACCTCGCGATCCAGAACGATCTTGAGCTTATCCCCGTACTCAACAAGATCGATCTGCCCTCGGCCGAACCCGACCGCATAAAGGAACAGATCGAGAACATTATCGGGCTCGATGCAAGCGAGGCTGTTCTTACCTCAGCAAAAACAGGCGTCGGGGTCGACGAGGTTCTAGAGGCAATAATTGCGAAGATCCCGCCTCCGAAAGGCGACCGAAACGCACCGCTCAAGGCACTGATCTTCGATAGCTGGTACGACAGCTATCGAGGCGTTATCGTGCTTTTTCGCATAATTGACGGGACGATAAAGAAGGGGACGAAGATCAAGTTTTTCAATACCGGCCGCGAGTATTTGGTCGAGATGGTCGGTGTAAACCGGCCGAAAGCGACGCCGATCGGCGAGCTCGGACCCGGCGAGGTTGGCTTCCTTACGGCATCGATCAAAACGGTCGCGGACGTACAGATCGGCGATACGATAACCGAATCCGCACGCCCGGTCGATACGCCGTTTCCGGGGTTTCAGGAAGTAAAGCCGATGGTCTTTGCCGGGCTTTACCCGACGGATTCCGTCCAGTACGAAGACCTCCGCGATGCAATGGAGAAGCTCCGGCTCAACGACGCCTCGTTCTTCTTCGAGCCCGAATCTTCGACCGCACTCGGCTTTGGCTTTCGGTGCGGATTTCTCGGCCTGCTGCACATGGAGATCATCCAGGAGCGGCTCGAGCGTGAGTTCAACCTCGATCTGATCACTACGGCTCCGGGCGTACGCTACCGCGTGACGACGACCGACGGCGCGGTCGCCGAGATCGATTCGCCCGCGAAGATGCCCGAAACGGGCCGCATTTCGAAGATCGAAGAACCGTTCATCGAGGCGACGATCCTGACGAACGACGAATTTCTCGGCGGCATTCTCCCGCTGCTCGACGAAAAACGCGGCATCCAGATCAAGTTTGAATACGTAACGTCCAACCGCGTGATGCTCGTTTATGAGCTTCCGCTCAATGAGATCGTGCTTGATTTTTACGACCGTTTGAAGTCAGTCTCAAAGGGCTACGCGTCGCTCGATTACCATCTGTCCGGCTATCAGGAATCGAAGCTGGTGAAGCTCGACATTCTGGTCTCGGGCGAACCGGTCGATGCCCTTTCCGTAATTCTTCACACGGAAACCGCCGCCGCGAAAGGCCGCCTGCTGGCGTCGAAGATGAAGGAACTAATCCCGAGGCAGATGTTTGAGGTCGCGATCCAAGCCGCCATCGGCAACAAGGTGATCGCCCGCGAGACCGTAAAAGCCATGGGCAAAAACGTCATCGCCAAATGCTACGGCGGCGACATCTCGCGCAAACGCAAGCTGCTCGAAAAGCAAAAAGAAGGCAAAAAGCGAATGAAAAAAGTCGGCCGAGTTGAGATCCCGCAAGAGGCCTTCCTAGCAGTTCTAAAGGTCAACGAGAGCTGA
- a CDS encoding phosphomannomutase/phosphoglucomutase: MDLNIFREYDIRGRVGPQLNEETVATISRALGTFFAANGAKRIAVGYDARESSPIFAEIMYRALNASGCDVVSIGMVPTPVLYHTVYTADVDGGVMITGSHNPADHNGFKICLGKGTLFGEQIREIRDIALAADFAEGVGTVEERNVLNAYCLDVVSNVKMGDRRLKVVVDAGNGMGGVTAVPVYQVLGVDLIELFTKPDSTFPNHHPDPTVEENLEHLIHAVTEFEADLGIAFDGDGDRIGVVDEKGRIIWGDELMVLFARAVLRERPGATIIGEVKCSQRLYDDIEKHGGRKIMWKAGHSLIKAKMKETEAALAGEMSGHIFFADRYFGFDDATYAGARVLEILSKTSEPFSSLLADLPETHSTPELRVDCPDETKFKVVERVSDAFARTHEVITIDGARILFEHGWGLVRASNTQPMLVLRFEANTEDHLDEIRDEVEAKVAALIAATSA, encoded by the coding sequence ATGGACCTAAACATCTTTCGTGAATACGACATCCGCGGCCGGGTCGGCCCGCAACTGAATGAAGAGACCGTCGCCACCATCTCACGGGCACTCGGAACCTTTTTTGCCGCAAACGGGGCAAAGCGGATCGCCGTCGGTTACGACGCCCGCGAGAGTTCGCCCATTTTTGCGGAGATAATGTACCGAGCGCTGAACGCCTCGGGTTGCGACGTCGTCAGTATCGGCATGGTGCCGACGCCGGTGCTCTACCACACCGTTTACACAGCGGATGTTGACGGCGGCGTGATGATCACGGGCTCGCACAATCCGGCCGACCACAATGGCTTCAAGATCTGCCTTGGCAAGGGAACGCTCTTTGGCGAGCAGATCCGCGAGATACGGGACATCGCGTTAGCTGCGGACTTTGCCGAAGGCGTTGGAACCGTTGAAGAACGCAATGTCCTCAATGCATATTGCCTTGACGTCGTCTCAAACGTAAAGATGGGCGATCGGCGGCTCAAGGTCGTTGTCGATGCCGGAAACGGTATGGGCGGCGTGACCGCGGTGCCCGTCTATCAGGTGCTCGGTGTCGATCTGATCGAGCTTTTCACAAAGCCGGATTCGACGTTCCCGAACCATCATCCGGACCCAACGGTCGAGGAAAATCTGGAGCACCTTATCCACGCAGTTACGGAATTTGAGGCGGATCTTGGCATCGCTTTTGACGGCGACGGCGACCGCATCGGCGTTGTTGATGAAAAGGGCCGGATCATCTGGGGCGACGAGTTGATGGTCCTCTTTGCTCGGGCGGTGCTTCGCGAACGGCCCGGTGCGACGATCATCGGCGAGGTAAAGTGCTCACAAAGGCTCTACGACGACATTGAAAAGCACGGCGGTCGCAAGATAATGTGGAAGGCCGGCCATTCGCTGATCAAGGCAAAAATGAAAGAGACGGAAGCCGCCCTTGCCGGCGAGATGAGCGGCCACATTTTCTTCGCCGATCGCTATTTTGGTTTCGATGACGCAACTTATGCGGGTGCTCGGGTGCTCGAGATACTTTCGAAAACCTCCGAACCGTTCTCGAGTTTGCTGGCCGATCTACCCGAAACACATTCAACGCCCGAACTCAGGGTTGATTGCCCTGACGAAACGAAGTTCAAGGTCGTCGAACGGGTCTCGGATGCGTTCGCTCGTACCCACGAAGTAATTACAATTGACGGGGCAAGAATTTTGTTTGAGCACGGATGGGGCCTTGTTCGAGCCTCAAATACGCAGCCGATGCTTGTTTTGCGGTTTGAGGCAAATACGGAAGATCATCTTGACGAGATCCGCGATGAGGTCGAGGCGAAGGTCGCCGCACTTATCGCAGCGACCTCCGCTTAA
- a CDS encoding zinc ribbon domain-containing protein, producing MYCERCGKKIDNSLNFCNGCGAQLRKEKEKDEEKSIFSGLLSALIAIAVVGFGVLVGFTAILLDKVDKTEAVFAFVLAYLATLFAVLFMVGRQLAKVIDRKIGSEPRIKAHTLDDPQPLVQLPPKSTNPLEEFNRPASVTEHTTRTLDEVPVERR from the coding sequence ATGTACTGCGAACGGTGCGGGAAAAAGATCGACAACAGCCTGAATTTCTGTAATGGCTGCGGGGCTCAATTGCGCAAAGAGAAAGAGAAGGACGAAGAGAAATCGATCTTTAGCGGACTCCTATCAGCGCTGATCGCCATCGCGGTCGTCGGTTTTGGAGTGCTTGTCGGCTTTACGGCGATCCTGTTGGATAAGGTCGATAAAACCGAAGCCGTTTTCGCGTTCGTACTCGCCTATCTCGCAACTCTCTTCGCCGTTCTCTTTATGGTCGGGCGTCAGCTCGCGAAGGTGATCGACCGAAAGATCGGTTCGGAACCACGGATCAAGGCTCATACGCTCGACGACCCGCAGCCGCTTGTTCAGCTTCCGCCTAAGTCCACTAACCCGCTCGAGGAGTTTAACCGCCCCGCCAGCGTTACCGAGCACACAACCAGAACGCTCGATGAAGTTCCGGTCGAACGCCGCTAG
- a CDS encoding YtxH domain-containing protein — protein MRNEYDREEANVSTKLTYLLIGGGIGAIIALLFAPKTGVELRGDIADVTRKGLDKGREAAHHLQETAEEYYEVSREKAGEFLHTAQEKAEDVAEKARAAAARTANPFSAAVEAGKEAYIAEKRKTEAKAIAEGRPSYPVKDGEKS, from the coding sequence ATGAGAAACGAATACGATAGGGAAGAGGCGAACGTCAGCACAAAATTGACTTATTTGCTTATTGGCGGCGGCATCGGGGCGATAATTGCTCTGCTTTTTGCTCCGAAGACGGGTGTTGAACTCCGCGGAGACATCGCCGATGTGACCCGTAAGGGCCTCGACAAGGGCCGCGAGGCGGCGCACCACCTTCAGGAAACCGCCGAGGAGTATTACGAGGTTTCGCGCGAGAAAGCGGGCGAATTTCTCCATACAGCACAGGAAAAGGCTGAGGATGTAGCCGAAAAGGCACGCGCGGCAGCGGCCCGTACGGCAAATCCGTTCTCCGCGGCGGTTGAAGCAGGCAAAGAAGCCTACATCGCCGAAAAGCGGAAGACCGAAGCAAAGGCGATCGCAGAAGGCCGTCCGAGCTATCCGGTAAAGGACGGAGAGAAAAGCTAA
- a CDS encoding MBL fold metallo-hydrolase: MTSITEIAPDIFRINTFIPEANLGFSQFLVRDEEPLLFHTGMRALFPLVREAVASLIDPAKLRWIGFSHFEADECGSLNEWQAIAPQATAVCSMVGKMVSVDDFSHVNPAKGMIDGEEFSTGSHTFRFISTPHVPHNWEAGLLFETTSGVLFASDVLHQNGDVPALTSDSVIDRVRQSMLEMQASPLADYLPYTPKTEATLKRVADLKPRTIASMHGSIYSGDGEQAILEYSEVLKEVFGPQD; encoded by the coding sequence ATGACCAGCATCACAGAGATCGCACCAGATATATTTCGCATCAACACCTTCATTCCCGAGGCGAACCTCGGTTTCAGCCAGTTCCTTGTCCGCGATGAGGAACCGCTTCTCTTTCACACCGGAATGCGGGCTTTGTTCCCGCTTGTCCGTGAAGCGGTCGCTTCGCTGATCGATCCGGCAAAGCTTCGATGGATCGGATTCAGCCATTTTGAGGCCGATGAATGCGGTTCGCTCAACGAATGGCAGGCGATCGCACCGCAGGCGACGGCCGTCTGCAGCATGGTCGGGAAAATGGTCAGCGTGGATGATTTCTCGCATGTGAACCCGGCGAAGGGGATGATCGACGGCGAAGAATTCTCTACGGGCTCGCACACGTTCCGGTTCATTTCGACGCCGCACGTTCCTCACAATTGGGAGGCCGGGTTGCTTTTTGAGACGACGTCCGGCGTACTCTTCGCTTCGGATGTTCTGCACCAGAACGGCGACGTTCCGGCTCTGACCTCGGACAGCGTTATCGACCGCGTCAGGCAGTCGATGCTCGAGATGCAGGCTAGCCCGCTTGCCGATTACTTGCCCTACACGCCTAAAACCGAAGCAACACTTAAACGTGTCGCGGACCTAAAGCCGCGGACGATCGCTTCGATGCACGGTTCGATCTACTCGGGCGACGGCGAGCAGGCGATACTTGAATATTCGGAGGTTCTGAAAGAGGTTTTCGGGCCCCAGGACTAG
- a CDS encoding Glu/Leu/Phe/Val dehydrogenase: MSSDQGKSFLSSVDHYFDKAAALTHHPKGLLEQIRTCNSVYSFKFPIRTADGYQVIEAWRAQHSHHKLPVKGGIRYSDDANEEEVVALATLMTYKCAIVDVPFGGAKGAVKINAKNFDADQLQRITRRYTAELIKKNFIGPALDVPAPDYGTGAREMAWIADTYQAFHPEQIDALGCVTGKSVGQGGIRGRTEATGLGVYYGTREICDSAEQMKELGLTRGIEGKKVVVQGLGNVGYHAAKFFTEGGAILVGVAEYDGAIHKPDGIDLAKLIAHRKETGSIVNFPGAANLPTREAGLEVECDILIPAALENQITSANAGNIKAKIIVEAANGPITSDAEPILHQKGILVVPDVYINAGGVTVSYFEWLKNLSRVRFGRIEKRFEQGAFDRILSLVEKETGHTLSVEEKSMASRGADEADLVYSGLEETMITAYHQLRETAIQYEITDLRTAAFVNAIDKIAVSYAELGIFP, encoded by the coding sequence ATGAGTTCAGATCAGGGAAAGAGTTTTCTTTCGAGTGTAGATCATTATTTTGACAAGGCCGCGGCACTGACCCACCATCCAAAGGGTCTGCTCGAGCAGATCAGAACTTGTAACAGCGTCTATTCATTCAAGTTCCCCATTCGCACTGCGGACGGCTATCAGGTGATCGAGGCGTGGCGGGCACAGCATAGCCACCATAAGCTTCCGGTCAAGGGCGGCATTCGCTATTCGGATGACGCAAATGAAGAAGAAGTGGTGGCGCTCGCGACGCTGATGACCTATAAATGCGCCATCGTTGATGTGCCATTCGGGGGGGCGAAAGGTGCTGTCAAGATCAATGCAAAAAACTTCGACGCCGATCAGCTCCAGCGGATAACGCGCCGCTACACGGCCGAGCTCATCAAAAAGAACTTCATCGGCCCGGCACTCGATGTGCCGGCTCCTGACTACGGAACGGGTGCCCGCGAAATGGCTTGGATCGCGGACACTTATCAGGCCTTTCACCCGGAACAGATCGACGCGCTTGGCTGCGTCACCGGAAAATCGGTCGGGCAGGGCGGCATCCGCGGCCGCACGGAAGCGACCGGACTAGGCGTCTATTACGGAACGCGTGAGATCTGTGATAGCGCCGAGCAAATGAAAGAACTCGGGCTCACCCGCGGGATCGAGGGAAAGAAAGTGGTCGTTCAAGGCCTTGGAAATGTCGGCTACCACGCGGCCAAGTTCTTCACCGAGGGCGGTGCGATCCTTGTCGGAGTCGCCGAATACGACGGAGCTATCCACAAACCGGACGGAATCGATCTTGCGAAGTTGATCGCCCATCGGAAAGAGACCGGTTCGATAGTGAATTTTCCGGGTGCAGCCAACCTGCCCACACGCGAAGCCGGGCTTGAGGTCGAATGCGACATTCTGATCCCGGCCGCTCTCGAGAACCAGATAACCTCGGCAAACGCCGGCAATATCAAGGCTAAGATCATCGTTGAGGCGGCGAACGGCCCGATCACATCTGATGCCGAACCGATCCTTCATCAAAAGGGTATCCTCGTCGTCCCGGACGTTTACATCAATGCCGGCGGCGTTACGGTCTCTTATTTTGAATGGCTGAAGAATCTCTCGCGTGTCCGGTTCGGCAGGATCGAAAAGCGATTTGAGCAGGGAGCCTTTGACCGAATTCTTTCATTGGTCGAAAAAGAAACCGGCCACACACTGAGCGTTGAGGAAAAAAGCATGGCTTCCCGCGGCGCCGATGAGGCCGACCTCGTCTATTCGGGACTTGAGGAGACGATGATCACGGCTTATCACCAGCTTCGCGAAACGGCCATCCAGTACGAAATAACCGATCTTCGCACCGCCGCATTTGTAAACGCCATTGATAAGATCGCCGTCAGCTACGCCGAACTCGGCATATTCCCTTAA
- a CDS encoding HPF/RaiA family ribosome-associated protein — translation MKKINYILATIGLLAAAGAAIGQSKPAYTYASQKAFIPAELGKVYLGMPLKDFAKAIDLAKAESDYRYSYLELVIPFAKGSVTGLRVRVHGLTPEQLEAIHTEETVKKKGENGDEYEATVKRLKISDIPAEAVVYSMYISFDKAFDLRKWAEKTYGKGEIRAKDDEYYFYDQQWAKRSGDGLGWLIRAFYEGEGRTLQLLGRVPGTEWDPEA, via the coding sequence ATGAAAAAGATAAACTATATCCTCGCAACTATCGGTCTGCTCGCGGCCGCTGGTGCCGCCATTGGCCAGTCGAAGCCCGCATACACCTATGCGTCCCAAAAGGCCTTTATCCCGGCCGAACTTGGCAAGGTCTATTTGGGCATGCCGCTTAAAGACTTCGCTAAAGCGATCGATCTCGCGAAGGCGGAGTCGGACTATCGCTACAGCTATCTCGAGTTGGTGATCCCCTTTGCCAAAGGCAGCGTCACGGGCCTCCGCGTACGGGTCCATGGGCTGACGCCCGAGCAGCTTGAGGCGATCCATACGGAAGAAACGGTCAAAAAGAAAGGGGAAAACGGGGACGAATACGAGGCAACCGTAAAGCGGCTAAAGATCTCTGATATTCCGGCGGAGGCGGTCGTTTACTCAATGTATATCTCGTTCGATAAGGCCTTTGACCTCAGGAAATGGGCCGAGAAAACCTACGGCAAGGGCGAGATCCGGGCAAAGGACGACGAGTACTATTTTTACGATCAGCAATGGGCCAAACGTTCCGGCGACGGGCTCGGCTGGCTTATCCGGGCATTCTACGAAGGCGAAGGCCGAACCCTGCAACTCCTCGGCCGCGTCCCCGGCACCGAATGGGACCCCGAGGCGTAG